One window of the Acaryochloris sp. CCMEE 5410 genome contains the following:
- a CDS encoding PAS domain S-box protein yields the protein MPSTLTIEHMLDCHPPVLSPEVTLLEVVQMMQAGEIPHWQGSPPEKVGNPQNYVVVLEQEKVQGLLTNQDIVRWVAEQRNFDQTLLMDVLSPAVTYPQISELATWEQAMHWFQVVKLPYLPVVDDQQLVGILSLEQLRIWELTSVQSNIVTTQLIEEDSTDVVKRQLAEIQQQQSQQQRFYSALQSAMEGIAHLDPQGCFMEVNRTYAHDVGYSPEELVGLPWQTTVFANDIPILESAYNIMLDTGKISVEARGATKQGAIFYQQLTMVANRSNQGEFLGHFCFMQNISDRKLAEVKRMESEQRFQAMADCSSALIWVADHRNQRTYFNAEWLKFTGRSLKREIEEGWVTGIHPADVHECLETFALAFEERRSVQLEYRYLNHAGHYRWLLDSGRPRFLPNGEFVGYVGSCIDITPFKQVANSLEQANYQLQENINKSIDALVGANAQLEESEARFHSLADSLPALIWVCDAEQLCTYVNQTWQTFTGRSLEQEINWGWLDTIHPDDRSRFIDQLQTCFAEEIPLHLEYRRCDRNGTYRWILNTGIPRYIADQFAGMIGCGLDITMSKQNQAALEQAVSELKRSNRDLEEFAYVASHDLREPLRKIRSFSELLVEDYADQIDDTGRRYFDYVIDGAERMDALVQSVLQYSRVGRQQDIPEPVDLNAVVQQIANDFSLVIEQKQGWIIYDELPTVIISKIESVQLFQNLIGNALKFHGDQPPHITVKAQRQGTHWQLSVSDTGIGIAPEFCDRVFTMFARQHQRDQYPGTGIGLSICRKIVENYGGQIHFETEVGKGTTFIFTLPAMD from the coding sequence ATGCCAAGTACGCTGACTATTGAGCATATGCTGGATTGTCATCCACCCGTGTTGTCACCTGAGGTGACATTACTGGAGGTTGTGCAAATGATGCAGGCTGGAGAAATACCCCATTGGCAGGGATCTCCTCCAGAAAAGGTGGGCAATCCGCAAAATTATGTGGTCGTGCTTGAGCAAGAGAAGGTTCAAGGTCTACTGACCAATCAGGATATTGTACGTTGGGTCGCTGAGCAACGGAATTTTGACCAAACCCTGCTCATGGACGTACTGAGCCCTGCTGTAACGTATCCACAGATATCTGAATTAGCCACCTGGGAGCAGGCAATGCACTGGTTCCAAGTCGTTAAGCTGCCCTATCTGCCGGTAGTAGACGATCAGCAGCTAGTTGGGATTTTAAGCCTGGAACAGCTACGCATCTGGGAACTGACCTCAGTCCAGTCCAACATTGTGACGACTCAGCTGATTGAAGAGGATTCCACAGATGTTGTCAAACGTCAACTGGCTGAGATTCAACAACAGCAATCGCAGCAACAGCGTTTTTACAGCGCCCTGCAAAGTGCGATGGAAGGGATTGCTCACCTCGACCCGCAGGGTTGTTTTATGGAGGTTAATCGGACCTATGCCCATGATGTTGGCTATAGTCCCGAAGAGTTAGTGGGGTTGCCCTGGCAAACCACCGTGTTTGCCAACGACATTCCCATTTTGGAATCGGCTTACAACATTATGCTAGACACGGGCAAGATTTCTGTGGAAGCACGAGGGGCCACCAAACAAGGGGCCATCTTCTATCAGCAACTCACGATGGTGGCGAATCGGAGCAACCAAGGCGAGTTTCTAGGGCATTTCTGTTTTATGCAGAATATCAGTGATCGCAAGCTAGCCGAAGTCAAGCGAATGGAAAGCGAACAGCGATTTCAGGCCATGGCTGATTGTTCATCCGCTCTGATCTGGGTCGCGGATCATCGCAATCAACGCACCTATTTCAACGCAGAATGGTTGAAGTTTACGGGTAGATCTTTAAAGCGAGAAATTGAAGAGGGGTGGGTAACGGGGATTCATCCTGCAGATGTTCATGAGTGCTTAGAAACTTTTGCCTTGGCCTTTGAAGAACGGCGATCGGTGCAACTTGAATATCGGTACCTGAATCATGCAGGCCACTATCGTTGGTTACTCGATTCTGGGCGACCTCGATTTTTACCGAATGGGGAGTTTGTGGGCTATGTGGGGTCTTGCATTGACATCACTCCCTTTAAGCAGGTAGCTAACTCCCTAGAACAAGCAAACTACCAGTTACAGGAAAATATCAATAAGAGTATTGATGCCTTGGTGGGGGCAAATGCCCAATTAGAGGAAAGTGAGGCTCGATTTCACTCTTTAGCAGACTCCTTACCTGCATTGATCTGGGTCTGCGATGCAGAGCAACTCTGCACCTATGTTAATCAGACTTGGCAAACTTTTACGGGCCGTTCTCTGGAGCAAGAAATCAATTGGGGCTGGCTGGATACTATTCATCCTGATGATCGCTCCCGGTTTATTGACCAGCTCCAGACTTGCTTTGCGGAAGAAATCCCTTTGCATTTAGAGTATCGACGATGCGATCGCAACGGTACTTACCGCTGGATCCTGAATACGGGTATTCCTCGATATATTGCCGATCAGTTTGCGGGGATGATCGGCTGTGGTCTCGATATTACTATGTCGAAGCAAAACCAGGCTGCCCTAGAGCAAGCTGTCTCAGAACTAAAGCGTTCGAACCGAGATTTAGAAGAATTTGCCTATGTTGCTTCCCATGATCTGCGAGAGCCATTACGCAAAATTAGAAGCTTTTCTGAATTACTGGTTGAAGATTATGCAGACCAGATTGATGACACGGGTCGCCGCTACTTTGATTACGTGATTGATGGTGCTGAGCGAATGGATGCCTTAGTGCAATCTGTCCTGCAATATTCTCGGGTTGGTCGTCAGCAAGATATCCCTGAACCCGTTGATCTCAATGCTGTCGTCCAACAAATCGCCAATGATTTCAGTTTAGTGATTGAACAAAAGCAAGGCTGGATTATTTATGATGAGTTGCCGACGGTGATCATCAGCAAAATCGAAAGCGTGCAGCTCTTTCAAAACCTAATTGGCAATGCCCTCAAGTTTCATGGTGATCAACCGCCCCATATTACGGTTAAAGCCCAACGCCAAGGCACTCATTGGCAGCTTTCAGTCAGCGATACGGGAATTGGTATCGCGCCAGAATTTTGCGATCGCGTGTTCACCATGTTTGCCCGTCAACATCAGCGTGACCAGTATCCCGGTACAGGCATTGGCCTCTCCATTTGCCGAAAAATTGTCGAGAACTATGGGGGCCAGATTCATTTTGAGACCGAAGTTGGCAAAGGCACCACCTTTATTTTCACCCTGCCAGCGATGGACTAA
- a CDS encoding type II toxin-antitoxin system Phd/YefM family antitoxin gives MLLSKTESATNARKEFFKILDEVANDSSVVIVKRKNAPNVAMIAESELSSLVETVHLLRSQNNAERLFSALEKSQKRDLDTPEAINPQQSLEELRQYCEQTEEADTITVTASE, from the coding sequence GTGCTACTTAGCAAAACAGAATCTGCAACTAATGCCCGCAAAGAATTTTTCAAAATTCTAGATGAGGTGGCCAATGATAGTTCTGTCGTCATTGTCAAACGCAAAAATGCACCTAATGTTGCCATGATTGCTGAATCCGAGTTGAGCAGCCTGGTGGAAACCGTGCACCTGTTGCGATCGCAAAACAATGCCGAACGGTTATTTTCTGCCCTTGAGAAATCCCAGAAAAGGGATCTGGATACACCCGAAGCGATCAACCCCCAACAATCTTTAGAGGAATTACGGCAATACTGTGAGCAAACGGAAGAAGCGGATACCATCACAGTCACAGCCAGCGAATAA
- a CDS encoding DEAD/DEAH box helicase: MTAPATSNFYRLHPRVQQWIASKKWPSLREIQELAIPPILAGDKDVIITAATAQGKTEAAFLPVFSQLVDQPTKGIQVIGLGPLKALINDQHRRLSAIGDCLDVPVCPWHGDISSGPKQRLLKQPAGVLLITPESLEALFVLRGQELGRLFASLSYIVIDEMHSFISIERGRQLQSLMQRVEQVVERPVPRIGLSATLGDMSLAAEFLRPGQQERVQLVQSFAKGDELKLQLRGYRSSPTPDPEEEEDETMPPPDALDIAQHLFQSLRGEKNLIFINSRRQVERYADILRNLSAEYRVPNEFMPHHGSLSKELRAEAEEALKRDHPVNVICTMTLEMGIDVGAVQSIAQIGPPSSVASTRQRLGRSGRRAGDPAIMRVYVSVPQLDSFTSPEQALYPDLVQAIAIINLLLEGWYEPPIAGRLHISTLIQQLLSSIAQQGGIRADQAWHDFCEEGPFQEMEQGLFIKLLRCLGERDLIQQSQDGLLLLGLKGERLVNHYTFYTAFSTTEEYRISTPENVLGTLPTSMPIAEEMVLLFAGRRWQVQSVDSEKQVVMVVPADGEGQAPRFGGSSGFVHDRVRQTMREIYRSTDMPVYLDDTAKTLLHEARTQFRDCGLDQEYIVGEDEQVLLFPWRGSLVMNTLQMLLLDSGLKASQEGLAIKVKGVEPDELMPYLQSLVNLGPANPLRLADVVRTKRSEKYDWVLTDELLNHNYVARFFDPQGTWETVSEICGGG; encoded by the coding sequence GTGACTGCTCCTGCCACCTCCAACTTTTATCGCCTCCACCCCCGCGTTCAACAGTGGATTGCCAGCAAAAAATGGCCCTCCCTGCGAGAAATTCAGGAGTTAGCTATCCCCCCCATCCTGGCTGGGGATAAGGATGTAATTATCACTGCGGCCACGGCCCAAGGCAAAACCGAAGCCGCTTTTCTGCCCGTATTTTCGCAACTGGTCGATCAGCCTACCAAAGGCATTCAGGTGATTGGACTAGGGCCGCTTAAAGCCTTGATTAATGACCAGCATCGCCGTCTATCAGCCATTGGCGATTGCCTGGACGTGCCCGTATGTCCCTGGCATGGGGATATTAGCTCTGGCCCCAAACAACGCCTGCTCAAGCAGCCTGCTGGTGTACTGCTGATTACCCCAGAGTCGTTGGAAGCCCTGTTTGTCCTGCGAGGGCAAGAACTGGGTCGGCTGTTTGCCTCCCTCTCCTACATCGTTATTGATGAAATGCATTCCTTTATCAGCATTGAGCGGGGCCGCCAGCTCCAATCCCTGATGCAGCGAGTTGAACAGGTGGTGGAACGCCCAGTGCCTCGGATTGGCTTGAGTGCCACTTTGGGGGATATGTCTTTAGCCGCAGAATTTCTCCGCCCAGGGCAGCAAGAGCGAGTCCAACTCGTCCAGTCCTTTGCTAAAGGCGACGAACTGAAGCTACAGCTCCGAGGCTATCGGTCATCGCCCACTCCAGACCCGGAAGAGGAAGAAGATGAAACCATGCCGCCCCCAGATGCATTGGACATTGCTCAGCACCTTTTCCAATCCCTGCGCGGGGAAAAGAATCTGATTTTTATTAACAGTCGCCGCCAAGTGGAGCGGTATGCCGATATTTTGCGCAATCTCTCAGCAGAATACCGGGTGCCCAATGAGTTTATGCCTCATCATGGCAGCCTCTCCAAAGAGCTGCGGGCCGAGGCGGAAGAAGCGCTTAAGCGAGATCATCCCGTCAACGTGATTTGCACGATGACTTTAGAAATGGGGATTGATGTGGGAGCTGTTCAGTCCATTGCCCAGATTGGTCCCCCTAGTTCTGTAGCCAGTACTCGCCAACGCTTAGGACGTTCAGGCCGACGGGCAGGCGATCCAGCCATTATGCGGGTCTATGTTTCTGTGCCCCAACTGGATTCCTTCACCTCCCCAGAGCAGGCGTTATATCCCGATTTAGTGCAAGCGATCGCCATTATCAATTTGCTGCTTGAGGGCTGGTATGAACCGCCGATTGCTGGACGCCTGCATATCTCCACTCTGATTCAACAGTTGCTATCCAGCATTGCCCAACAGGGCGGCATTCGGGCCGATCAGGCTTGGCATGACTTCTGCGAGGAAGGCCCCTTCCAAGAAATGGAGCAAGGACTGTTTATCAAGCTCTTGCGATGTTTAGGGGAGCGGGATCTAATCCAGCAAAGCCAGGATGGCTTGTTACTGCTGGGCCTTAAAGGTGAACGCTTGGTCAATCACTACACGTTTTACACAGCTTTTTCCACAACCGAAGAGTACCGAATTAGCACGCCAGAGAACGTGTTGGGTACCCTACCCACTTCAATGCCCATTGCCGAGGAGATGGTGTTGTTGTTTGCGGGTCGTCGGTGGCAAGTCCAATCTGTAGATAGCGAAAAGCAAGTAGTGATGGTGGTCCCCGCCGATGGAGAAGGGCAAGCCCCCCGATTTGGGGGTAGTAGTGGTTTTGTCCATGATCGGGTCCGGCAAACCATGCGAGAGATATACCGTTCCACAGATATGCCCGTTTACCTGGATGACACGGCCAAAACCCTCTTACATGAAGCGCGCACTCAATTTCGCGATTGTGGTTTAGATCAGGAATATATTGTTGGCGAAGATGAGCAGGTCTTGCTTTTTCCTTGGCGAGGCAGCTTGGTGATGAATACCCTGCAGATGTTGCTGTTGGATAGTGGCTTGAAGGCGAGTCAAGAGGGGCTAGCGATTAAGGTCAAGGGGGTGGAACCGGATGAGCTGATGCCCTATTTGCAGTCTTTGGTGAATCTAGGTCCTGCTAACCCGCTGCGTTTAGCTGATGTAGTGCGAACGAAACGCAGTGAAAAATATGACTGGGTGTTAACAGACGAGCTATTGAACCATAACTATGTAGCTCGCTTTTTCGATCCCCAAGGTACCTGGGAAACAGTTTCAGAAATCTGTGGTGGAGGTTAG
- a CDS encoding Txe/YoeB family addiction module toxin — protein sequence MSKRKKRIPSQSQPANNPQRYPIFETEFREDLKDLARTNPTAYDKVWKLVDECLVHPFTGTGKPEPLKYLGADIWSRRVTLADRLVYRVGHAKVDFLTCQYHYD from the coding sequence GTGAGCAAACGGAAGAAGCGGATACCATCACAGTCACAGCCAGCGAATAACCCACAACGGTATCCCATCTTTGAGACGGAGTTTCGAGAAGACTTGAAAGACCTAGCTCGCACCAATCCCACAGCCTATGACAAGGTTTGGAAATTAGTAGATGAATGCTTGGTCCACCCCTTTACCGGAACAGGTAAGCCAGAACCCTTAAAATACCTTGGGGCCGATATTTGGAGTCGAAGAGTCACCTTAGCCGATCGACTCGTTTATCGGGTTGGACATGCAAAAGTTGACTTTCTAACCTGTCAATACCATTACGACTAA
- the moaB gene encoding molybdenum cofactor biosynthesis protein B, with product MVKQFIPINIAVMTVSDTRTEDTDTSGKLLCDRIQATGHTLAEKVIVPDDIYQIRAVVSRWIADESVQAIITTGGTGVTGRDGTPEAIKPLLDKEIQGFGEIFRMISYEDIKTSTIQSRALSGVANGTYLFCLPGSSGACRTGWDALIQDQLDVRHSPCNLAELMPRLRER from the coding sequence ATGGTAAAGCAGTTTATTCCCATTAATATTGCGGTGATGACGGTGTCTGATACGCGAACAGAAGACACGGATACCTCCGGGAAACTGTTGTGCGATCGCATCCAAGCAACCGGACATACCCTAGCTGAAAAAGTCATCGTTCCTGACGACATCTACCAAATCCGCGCTGTAGTTTCTCGCTGGATAGCCGATGAATCTGTACAAGCCATCATTACAACGGGAGGTACAGGCGTCACTGGACGGGACGGCACACCAGAAGCCATCAAACCCTTGCTAGATAAGGAAATTCAGGGGTTTGGCGAAATCTTCCGCATGATCTCCTACGAGGACATTAAGACTTCAACAATTCAGTCTCGGGCGTTATCGGGGGTCGCCAATGGCACCTATTTATTTTGTCTACCCGGTTCATCTGGTGCTTGCCGCACAGGTTGGGATGCCCTGATTCAAGACCAATTGGATGTCCGCCATTCCCCCTGCAATCTGGCGGAACTGATGCCTCGATTACGGGAACGGTAA
- a CDS encoding ankyrin repeat domain-containing protein — MSKTEASWQTLALNINFNLDGQIGEQLYHAIHDDQAHHFHSLLTKNKIDVATYGPSFLMASISAGSLHTIQLLLHLELSINWKDDLQDEYPLTQACRLGRLDIVKFLIQAGANINLSGYDSPLWAAIQSNNLHIAELLIKSGADINLEIDDFYNLLGIAADKGYLEGVKLLTESAIHQSLNPELLNMELALRHAAMSGEAEIFDYLVNLCTHHIESFEHSAIDDLQDTLRIGISRKSRREDPCISDCLKAVEENDITRLQELIASGIDINLYTEKGYTLLHTAIDKGSIGIVHVLIDAGIDYELRDEYCFQETPLLMASRGNFPNHPAIVEALLNAGADVKATHKGMTPLMIAINTYFRQIIDVPRGLVFPSWEERRSNAIKVIRLLLQFGSEVNYQDPQGRTPLMLAAPTDDSVLMQLLIFAGADPNQQDAAGKTYVDYVP; from the coding sequence ATGAGCAAAACTGAAGCTTCGTGGCAGACCTTGGCTCTCAACATCAATTTCAATCTGGATGGTCAGATAGGTGAGCAGCTATATCACGCGATTCACGATGATCAGGCTCATCATTTCCATAGTTTGCTCACTAAGAACAAGATAGATGTCGCTACATACGGCCCTAGCTTTTTGATGGCGTCCATATCAGCCGGGAGCCTTCACACCATTCAACTGCTGCTTCATTTAGAGCTGTCTATTAACTGGAAAGATGATCTGCAAGATGAGTATCCGCTCACCCAAGCGTGTCGTCTAGGACGGTTAGATATCGTCAAATTTCTGATTCAGGCAGGAGCAAATATTAATCTCAGCGGTTATGACTCTCCCCTTTGGGCCGCTATTCAGTCCAATAATCTTCATATCGCAGAATTGCTGATTAAGTCAGGTGCAGATATCAATCTTGAGATCGATGATTTTTATAATCTTTTGGGAATTGCTGCTGATAAGGGCTATTTAGAAGGAGTCAAACTCCTTACTGAATCTGCTATTCATCAATCGCTCAATCCTGAGTTACTGAATATGGAATTAGCATTGCGCCATGCTGCGATGAGTGGTGAAGCAGAGATTTTTGACTATCTAGTTAATCTTTGTACTCACCATATTGAATCTTTTGAGCACTCTGCCATTGATGATCTACAAGACACGTTACGGATTGGGATTAGCAGAAAAAGCAGGCGTGAAGATCCATGCATTTCTGATTGTCTCAAGGCAGTGGAAGAGAACGATATTACTCGCCTCCAAGAACTGATTGCGAGTGGAATTGATATTAATCTGTATACCGAAAAGGGTTATACATTACTCCATACGGCAATAGACAAAGGCTCGATAGGCATTGTCCATGTTCTAATTGATGCTGGCATTGATTATGAACTGCGGGATGAATACTGCTTTCAGGAAACACCACTGCTGATGGCATCTAGAGGCAATTTCCCCAACCATCCCGCGATCGTCGAAGCGTTACTGAATGCAGGCGCTGATGTTAAAGCAACTCATAAGGGCATGACGCCATTGATGATTGCGATTAACACCTACTTCAGGCAAATTATTGATGTACCGCGAGGATTGGTGTTTCCATCCTGGGAGGAACGCAGGAGTAATGCCATCAAAGTAATCAGATTGTTATTGCAATTTGGTTCAGAGGTCAACTATCAAGATCCCCAAGGCAGAACCCCCTTGATGCTGGCAGCCCCAACTGATGATTCTGTACTGATGCAACTTTTAATATTCGCTGGTGCTGATCCTAACCAGCAAGATGCAGCAGGAAAAACTTATGTGGATTATGTCCCATAG
- the ubiE gene encoding bifunctional demethylmenaquinone methyltransferase/2-methoxy-6-polyprenyl-1,4-benzoquinol methylase UbiE, whose amino-acid sequence MSPTPLSSDIQDIFNRIAPVYDDLNQWLSLGQHRIWKMMAVKWANPKPGDQGLDICCGSGDLARLLAQKVSPGKVTGVDFSSEQLAVAEQRSKTQYPHLSLDWVEGDALELPFATGQFDCITMGYGLRNVTDIPRCLGEIYRVLKPGARVAILDFHQPQQAWIQQFQNWYLQSVVVPIAQRYGLTDEYAYITPSLERFPPGPEQERLAKDAGLTDVTHYPIAGGLMGVLVAMKPCILDG is encoded by the coding sequence ATGAGCCCAACTCCTCTATCCTCTGATATTCAAGACATTTTTAACCGCATTGCCCCTGTTTATGATGACCTGAATCAATGGTTGAGCTTGGGCCAGCACCGCATTTGGAAAATGATGGCTGTCAAATGGGCCAATCCCAAACCGGGCGATCAGGGGTTAGACATTTGCTGTGGCAGTGGAGATTTAGCCAGACTGTTAGCGCAGAAAGTATCCCCTGGGAAAGTGACCGGAGTCGATTTTTCCTCAGAGCAACTGGCGGTTGCTGAGCAACGTAGCAAGACTCAATACCCCCATTTATCCTTGGATTGGGTGGAAGGGGATGCTCTAGAACTGCCCTTTGCCACCGGCCAGTTTGACTGCATCACTATGGGATATGGTCTCCGCAATGTCACCGATATTCCCCGATGTCTGGGCGAAATTTACCGGGTGCTGAAGCCCGGTGCCCGGGTGGCGATTCTAGATTTTCATCAACCCCAGCAGGCTTGGATTCAGCAGTTTCAAAATTGGTATTTGCAATCAGTGGTGGTACCCATAGCTCAACGCTATGGCCTCACGGATGAATATGCCTATATTACCCCTAGCCTAGAGCGCTTCCCTCCTGGACCGGAACAGGAAAGGTTAGCAAAAGACGCTGGATTGACGGATGTGACTCACTACCCGATTGCTGGAGGCTTAATGGGGGTTTTAGTGGCCATGAAACCCTGTATCCTCGATGGATAG
- a CDS encoding Tab2/Atab2 family RNA-binding protein, with protein sequence MTIWQVDFDRRPLKNTEDYPLWELTVYDPQTQMACHRLCPEPNASSEWLMAELQELFTLMGPPPTQFQVFRPRSLTFLEDVGRTLNIAVEATRQTPGLKRVLQVRTQAYAQLPEYTGQSYDPLAIEPLPPQPMPEHLWGDQWQFVTLAASELESVLLQRPIPLRTVPEMLLPSQLGVAADTRIPGVLINGGRRSMQLAQWLQKQQPASIQAMRAELSGLIMAAGLNERYVLVTYDDADIVSAAQGFEQGKQGSQGLHFLLVQPDDSGVTYTGLWLLSSLME encoded by the coding sequence ATGACGATCTGGCAAGTGGACTTTGATCGCCGTCCTCTTAAGAATACTGAGGACTATCCCCTCTGGGAACTCACCGTTTATGATCCGCAAACCCAAATGGCCTGCCATCGGCTCTGTCCTGAACCCAACGCTAGTTCTGAGTGGTTAATGGCAGAGCTACAAGAACTATTTACCTTGATGGGGCCACCTCCCACCCAATTCCAAGTTTTTAGACCCCGCAGCCTGACGTTTCTGGAAGATGTTGGGAGAACCCTCAATATTGCTGTAGAGGCTACCCGACAAACACCGGGATTAAAGCGGGTCTTGCAAGTAAGAACCCAAGCCTATGCTCAACTACCGGAGTATACAGGCCAATCCTATGACCCCTTAGCGATAGAACCGTTGCCTCCCCAGCCCATGCCTGAACATCTCTGGGGGGACCAATGGCAATTTGTCACCTTAGCCGCCTCAGAGCTAGAATCCGTGCTGCTGCAACGGCCCATTCCCCTACGGACAGTGCCGGAGATGTTATTGCCGAGTCAGTTGGGTGTAGCCGCAGATACGCGAATACCGGGAGTGTTGATCAATGGAGGACGACGGTCGATGCAGTTGGCTCAATGGTTACAGAAGCAGCAGCCTGCTTCCATTCAAGCCATGCGGGCGGAGCTAAGTGGGTTGATTATGGCTGCCGGTTTGAATGAGCGCTATGTGTTGGTGACTTATGATGATGCGGATATTGTCTCAGCAGCCCAGGGGTTTGAGCAGGGAAAGCAAGGGAGCCAAGGGCTACATTTTTTGTTGGTACAGCCCGATGATTCAGGGGTGACCTATACAGGTTTATGGTTATTGTCTTCATTGATGGAGTAG
- a CDS encoding ankyrin repeat domain-containing protein: protein MVDINHWDTLFQCIQQHDLLGFQQQLTIGIEVNHRDLERETTLLINAIDRNWLEGVQVLIDAGADVNQTACCESAPILSAIQVGNIEILQILLGHGANPNVACLGQPLTEAMRADRFDMAGLLVEAGINVNTLSESGRTSLMAAAAMGELTWVKYLISVGADANIVDSDGISALVMAAYPGHQNIFDYLYALTDCEEQRQYSQSLLPSGLLYQERLRDTLTQTFVAAAAQGNISDLVRMLAEGADINKLNARGENALHVAAARGQLAVVNLLIQAGANLEVCSDSEVSPLYLAVIGNHADIIQALIHAGATLEINHLIEAACFNSIDAAQILVDAGLDVNTRHESGVKALEIARQGKFAEIVELLRRAGAVGRFDIKFDEIPF from the coding sequence ATGGTAGATATCAATCACTGGGACACTCTATTTCAGTGCATTCAGCAGCATGACCTATTGGGTTTCCAGCAACAACTGACCATCGGAATAGAGGTCAATCACCGTGACCTTGAGAGAGAAACAACTCTTTTAATCAATGCTATTGATCGTAATTGGTTAGAAGGGGTGCAGGTGTTGATTGACGCTGGAGCCGATGTCAATCAAACTGCATGCTGTGAAAGTGCTCCGATTTTGTCCGCTATTCAAGTGGGCAATATTGAGATCTTGCAAATATTGCTCGGTCATGGAGCGAACCCCAATGTAGCTTGCCTCGGGCAACCCTTAACTGAAGCGATGCGGGCAGATCGATTTGACATGGCTGGATTATTAGTCGAGGCTGGCATCAACGTCAATACTCTCAGTGAGTCTGGAAGGACATCGCTGATGGCGGCAGCCGCTATGGGAGAGCTCACCTGGGTGAAGTATCTGATTTCAGTCGGGGCAGATGCAAATATTGTGGACAGTGATGGCATTTCAGCCCTGGTGATGGCTGCCTATCCAGGACATCAAAATATTTTTGATTATCTATATGCCCTCACAGATTGCGAAGAACAACGGCAATACTCGCAATCTTTACTGCCCAGTGGTCTGTTATACCAAGAGCGACTGCGTGATACCCTGACTCAAACATTTGTTGCAGCGGCGGCCCAAGGAAATATTTCCGATCTTGTCCGTATGCTTGCGGAAGGAGCGGATATTAATAAGCTGAATGCAAGGGGTGAAAATGCATTACATGTCGCCGCCGCACGAGGACAGTTGGCAGTGGTTAATCTGCTTATCCAAGCGGGGGCAAATCTAGAGGTTTGCTCCGATTCAGAGGTCTCTCCCCTCTATCTAGCTGTCATTGGGAACCATGCCGACATCATTCAAGCTTTAATCCATGCCGGAGCAACGTTAGAGATTAATCATTTGATTGAAGCTGCATGTTTTAACAGTATTGATGCAGCCCAAATCCTAGTGGATGCTGGCTTGGATGTTAACACTCGCCATGAGAGTGGAGTCAAAGCACTTGAAATCGCAAGACAAGGTAAGTTTGCAGAAATAGTTGAGCTGCTCAGACGTGCAGGTGCTGTGGGCAGGTTTGATATTAAATTCGACGAGATACCATTCTGA
- a CDS encoding Uma2 family endonuclease has product MVQAPAQTVSLSEFLALPETQPASEYLDGYIVQKPMPQGKHRMIQRGLTMAVEMVLKPQKKGRVFPELRCTFAGRSIVSDIAIFTWERIPRDEDGSIANQFSLAPDWVVEILSPDQSQATKKILFCLQQGTQLGWLIDPTEQTIFVYASEQALQVFDMDAPDRSLPVPDFASDVHLTVQDMVNWLLG; this is encoded by the coding sequence ATGGTTCAAGCCCCTGCTCAAACCGTTTCTCTATCAGAATTCTTAGCGCTACCAGAAACACAACCTGCCAGCGAGTATCTTGACGGGTATATTGTTCAGAAGCCCATGCCCCAAGGGAAACACAGAATGATTCAGCGAGGCTTGACGATGGCTGTGGAAATGGTGCTAAAGCCCCAGAAAAAAGGGCGAGTTTTTCCCGAATTGCGCTGTACCTTTGCTGGACGTTCTATCGTTTCAGATATTGCAATTTTCACCTGGGAGCGAATTCCTAGAGATGAAGATGGCTCCATTGCCAACCAGTTTTCCCTTGCGCCTGATTGGGTTGTTGAAATTTTGTCGCCGGATCAAAGTCAGGCCACTAAGAAAATTCTGTTTTGTCTCCAACAGGGCACTCAGCTCGGTTGGCTGATTGATCCTACTGAACAAACGATTTTTGTGTACGCCTCAGAGCAAGCTTTGCAAGTGTTTGATATGGATGCTCCTGATCGCTCCCTGCCTGTCCCGGACTTTGCATCGGATGTGCACTTAACGGTACAAGATATGGTGAATTGGTTGCTGGGCTAG